In a single window of the Acetivibrio clariflavus DSM 19732 genome:
- a CDS encoding dockerin type I repeat-containing protein, with the protein MYILGKLTLAEEQLYNADLNNDGRVDSIDYALLKAYLL; encoded by the coding sequence ATGTATATTCTCGGTAAGCTGACTTTAGCGGAGGAACAATTATACAATGCCGATTTAAATAATGACGGAAGAGTAGATTCTATCGATTATGCATTATTAAAGGCATACTTATTGTGA
- the spoIIE gene encoding stage II sporulation protein E: MKTHAIAYPRLGNVEKVYERTKEEVSLNVPISRSSILILLISFLLGRVSLFQGFMPFGIAFFMAAASTGTSRILMTLAVAAGMITGGGFEQVYITIASIIIFSALEKLFSNKKNEFSVSVMAFVSVIIPQMVMVILQGFLLYDTLKGICYSGLVFALVFIFKYSISIIEESKKRNVLSNEEMISIAMLMTLTLAGIGNIELAGINLINVAGILAILLFSMVSGPGVGAAVGVIVGLVVNIINPSITMVIASYAFCGLLCGVFKNLGKAGVCLGFVAANALFTFYINGSTEVLIYIKDILAAVSIAMLIPKKYVDKTVGYFALAAVGIRDKSCYSARIKELTIERLNKFSKAFAELSKTFREISETAAATSKQDISSLFDRVADKVCKDCSLCLHCWDRNFYNTYQVMFKIIEKLEDKGYIDEKDIPDYFMDRCERISDFVKQVNNVYELFKVNLVWKNRVGESRGLMSQHLDGLSKVIANLANEINYDVKFKGDLEDKLLVELDKAGIKANDAVIFQNKWGKNEVTIFHKGCGGTRNCINTIEKVASEVIGRRMVKERNECVQNHKNGICTLKLVEEETFRVTTGVAKIGKYESGVSGDNYTFMNTGDGKYILALSDGMGSGRKAECQSRAAISLLEQFMETGFDKDTAVKLINSILVLKSDDDSFATIDLSSIDLYDGKVEFVKIGAVSTYIKRPDRVETVKAVSLPAGILCDIETELICKNVDNGDFIIMVTDGVIDSFKTNEDGEKSLIKYIEGIDNLNPQGIADSIINKAYSNCGNQAMDDMTVLVAKVWKKVG, translated from the coding sequence ATGAAAACACATGCAATTGCTTATCCAAGATTAGGTAATGTAGAAAAGGTGTACGAAAGAACAAAAGAAGAAGTATCATTAAATGTTCCCATTTCAAGAAGCAGTATTCTAATTCTTCTTATTAGTTTTTTGCTGGGAAGAGTTTCTCTCTTCCAAGGATTTATGCCTTTTGGAATAGCTTTCTTTATGGCGGCAGCAAGTACAGGGACAAGCAGAATATTAATGACTCTTGCAGTTGCTGCAGGCATGATAACGGGCGGGGGTTTTGAACAAGTATATATAACAATTGCTTCAATAATTATATTCAGTGCTTTAGAAAAGTTGTTTTCCAATAAGAAAAATGAGTTTAGTGTTTCAGTAATGGCATTTGTGAGTGTGATTATACCTCAAATGGTCATGGTCATTTTACAAGGTTTTCTATTATATGATACATTAAAGGGCATATGTTATTCCGGTCTGGTTTTTGCATTGGTATTTATATTTAAGTATTCAATATCTATAATTGAAGAGTCAAAAAAGCGAAATGTTTTATCCAATGAAGAAATGATAAGCATAGCAATGCTTATGACTTTAACTTTAGCGGGAATAGGGAATATCGAACTGGCGGGAATAAATCTCATAAATGTTGCAGGAATTCTGGCCATTCTATTGTTCAGCATGGTATCCGGGCCGGGAGTTGGAGCGGCTGTAGGTGTTATTGTAGGATTGGTAGTAAACATTATAAATCCAAGTATAACAATGGTAATAGCATCCTATGCCTTTTGCGGATTACTTTGCGGAGTTTTTAAGAATTTGGGGAAGGCAGGAGTTTGCCTTGGATTTGTTGCGGCTAATGCATTGTTTACTTTTTATATAAATGGCTCAACCGAGGTATTGATTTATATAAAGGATATTTTAGCAGCAGTTTCAATAGCTATGCTTATTCCTAAAAAATATGTTGACAAAACCGTAGGATACTTTGCATTGGCTGCCGTTGGCATAAGAGACAAGTCGTGCTATAGCGCAAGAATTAAAGAACTGACAATAGAAAGGCTGAATAAATTTTCAAAGGCTTTTGCAGAATTGTCGAAAACATTTAGAGAAATATCCGAGACAGCTGCTGCGACAAGTAAACAGGATATATCTTCGCTTTTTGACAGGGTTGCGGATAAAGTGTGTAAGGATTGCAGCTTATGCCTGCATTGTTGGGATAGAAATTTCTACAATACTTATCAGGTGATGTTTAAAATAATAGAGAAGCTTGAGGATAAGGGTTACATTGATGAAAAAGATATTCCGGATTATTTCATGGATAGGTGCGAAAGAATAAGCGATTTTGTAAAACAGGTAAACAATGTATATGAACTATTCAAAGTAAATCTTGTATGGAAAAACAGAGTGGGAGAAAGCAGAGGCCTTATGTCGCAGCATTTGGACGGGCTTTCCAAAGTAATAGCCAACCTTGCCAATGAGATTAATTATGATGTGAAATTCAAGGGAGATCTGGAGGATAAGCTGCTGGTTGAACTGGATAAGGCCGGAATTAAAGCAAATGATGCAGTGATTTTCCAAAATAAATGGGGAAAGAATGAAGTGACAATTTTCCATAAAGGATGCGGCGGAACAAGAAACTGCATAAATACTATAGAAAAGGTTGCATCGGAAGTTATAGGCAGAAGAATGGTAAAGGAGAGAAACGAATGCGTACAAAACCATAAAAACGGAATTTGTACATTAAAACTTGTTGAGGAAGAGACCTTCAGAGTAACTACCGGAGTTGCAAAGATTGGGAAATATGAATCAGGCGTGTCGGGAGATAACTATACTTTTATGAACACAGGAGATGGGAAATATATTTTGGCTTTGAGTGACGGTATGGGTTCCGGCCGGAAGGCTGAATGCCAGAGCAGGGCAGCAATAAGTCTTCTTGAGCAGTTTATGGAGACAGGTTTTGATAAAGATACTGCCGTAAAACTTATCAACTCTATACTTGTTTTAAAATCCGATGATGACTCTTTTGCAACCATCGACTTGTCATCAATAGATTTGTATGACGGAAAGGTGGAGTTTGTAAAAATAGGTGCTGTGTCCACATATATAAAACGACCGGATAGGGTGGAAACGGTAAAAGCTGTTTCTTTGCCGGCTGGTATATTATGCGATATAGAAACAGAACTCATTTGCAAAAATGTGGACAATGGTGATTTTATAATAATGGTAACCGATGGTGTAATTGATTCCTTTAAAACCAATGAAGACGGTGAAAAATCTCTTATAAAGTATATTGAGGGTATAGATAATTTAAATCCTCAAGGAATTGCAGATTCTATTATAAACAAGGCATACTCGAATTGCGGAAACCAAGCAATGGACGATATGACAGTATTAGTGGCGAAAGTTTGGAAGAAAGTTGGATAG
- a CDS encoding PilZ domain-containing protein — MGSFQERFTQKNINATLCTASVSLDMIRWRSVEVDDVSTSGLTFYTDKAYKVGQVLKVDLRVYSKLTEFDIPLEAKIVEEKKSVDGYTYVVKFEKIEEHVKVQLDEIFKANIVSATNPEVTAGDGIYSFILNPMNRTAKVR; from the coding sequence ATGGGAAGTTTTCAGGAAAGGTTTACCCAAAAAAACATCAATGCTACTTTATGCACTGCATCGGTAAGTTTGGACATGATTAGGTGGAGAAGTGTTGAAGTGGATGATGTTTCAACTTCGGGACTTACTTTTTATACCGACAAAGCTTATAAAGTAGGGCAAGTATTGAAAGTCGATTTAAGAGTATACAGTAAGCTTACTGAATTTGACATCCCTCTTGAGGCGAAAATTGTTGAAGAAAAAAAGTCTGTTGATGGGTATACCTATGTTGTCAAGTTTGAAAAAATAGAAGAGCATGTAAAGGTGCAATTAGATGAGATTTTTAAAGCCAACATTGTTTCTGCAACCAATCCTGAAGTTACTGCCGGTGATGGAATATATTCTTTCATATTAAATCCGATGAATAGAACCGCGAAAGTCCGTTAA
- a CDS encoding response regulator transcription factor, which translates to MIKVLIVDDEINVRDDLATLINWEEHGFKIVGFASNGMQALEIFNNTNPDLVITDILMPVMNGIELSRKIHEINKNVVIVWLTAYKKSDYAIEAVNIRVSKYWLKYALNADNLIKELSELKKEILAMRFDQDLINQIYLRQLLDEPEDEEIVKFYLQKLDVPIEKSSYCIIAFSLDKYINQDDSSHSNGYSYIKNKVFEEIEKIFGKSNKCFYVEKSTNLFYIFCCFTDTNGEYGIRQKVYTACTTLQQTVKFSINETISIGISDIFHSPKLIQKFYMQSKSRLDQCFFKGCNSIIHEDRKVDTSYKINRAGLPSVLQTIYDRLSERKPIDVNQYLRPVLLSFDNKQEVKLFSIEIINCIKKFLDDNRIDYRFIFGEFVLPNSKVESFRNVDEYLNWFASLFVNINNYFEEIGTRYSPKIKKAIDYISKNYEKPIDLDNIAEELGITKIYFCYLFKKETGTNFISYLNNYRIDKAKKLLRTTDLKVGEIANSVGFKNFQYFSLIFKKITGKSPGDFRDSSDYNEKINIGEIREV; encoded by the coding sequence TTGATTAAGGTTTTAATTGTCGATGATGAGATAAATGTTAGAGATGATCTGGCTACACTTATTAATTGGGAGGAGCATGGTTTTAAAATAGTAGGTTTTGCGAGTAATGGAATGCAGGCTCTTGAAATTTTCAATAATACGAATCCGGATTTGGTTATAACAGACATTTTAATGCCGGTTATGAACGGTATAGAATTATCACGGAAAATACATGAGATTAATAAAAATGTTGTGATAGTTTGGCTGACTGCCTATAAGAAATCTGATTATGCTATTGAAGCAGTTAATATCAGAGTTAGTAAATATTGGCTAAAGTACGCATTGAATGCCGATAACTTAATAAAAGAATTGAGTGAATTAAAAAAAGAGATACTTGCGATGCGTTTTGATCAAGATTTGATAAATCAAATATATTTAAGGCAACTGTTAGATGAACCTGAGGATGAAGAAATAGTAAAATTTTATCTGCAAAAATTGGATGTACCCATTGAAAAATCTTCATATTGCATTATTGCTTTTAGTTTGGATAAATATATAAATCAGGACGATTCTTCCCATTCTAACGGCTATTCCTATATAAAAAATAAAGTATTCGAAGAAATAGAAAAAATATTTGGTAAAAGTAATAAATGCTTTTATGTCGAAAAGTCTACTAACTTATTTTATATATTTTGTTGTTTTACTGATACCAACGGTGAATACGGGATAAGACAAAAAGTATATACAGCTTGTACGACTCTTCAGCAAACTGTAAAATTTTCAATAAATGAAACTATATCCATTGGAATAAGTGATATATTTCATTCTCCCAAATTAATTCAAAAATTTTATATGCAATCCAAAAGCCGTTTAGATCAATGTTTTTTTAAAGGATGTAACAGCATTATACATGAAGATAGAAAAGTGGACACCTCATACAAGATAAATAGGGCCGGCTTGCCTTCTGTATTACAAACGATTTACGATAGGTTGTCGGAAAGAAAACCCATTGATGTAAATCAATATCTTAGACCTGTGTTATTAAGCTTTGATAATAAACAGGAAGTAAAACTCTTCAGTATTGAAATAATTAACTGCATTAAAAAATTTCTTGATGATAATAGGATTGATTATAGGTTTATTTTTGGTGAGTTTGTCCTTCCAAACAGTAAAGTGGAGAGTTTTAGGAATGTAGATGAATATTTAAATTGGTTTGCCAGTTTATTTGTTAACATTAATAATTATTTTGAGGAAATAGGTACACGATACAGTCCAAAAATTAAGAAGGCTATAGATTATATCTCAAAAAATTACGAAAAGCCTATAGATTTGGATAATATTGCTGAAGAACTTGGTATTACTAAAATTTATTTCTGCTATCTCTTTAAAAAAGAAACGGGAACAAATTTTATTTCTTATCTCAATAATTATAGAATTGATAAGGCAAAAAAATTACTGAGAACTACTGATTTAAAAGTAGGTGAAATAGCAAATTCGGTAGGTTTTAAAAATTTTCAGTACTTTAGCTTGATATTTAAAAAAATTACCGGCAAGAGTCCTGGGGACTTTAGAGATTCATCCGATTACAATGAAAAAATTAATATAGGGGAGATTAGAGAGGTATGA
- the dusB gene encoding tRNA dihydrouridine synthase DusB, translating into MKIGNVTLENNIFLAPMAGVTDMPFRILCKEQGCGMVYTEMVSAKGIYYNDEKSFKLTQIDPKEEPTALQIFGSEPDIMAKVAERLSQLNAAIIDINMGCPTPKITKNGEGCALMRNPELAGKIVREVVKASGKPVTVKIRKGWDDNCVNAVEIAKIAEENGASAITVHGRTREQFYSGKADWEIIKKVKEAVTIPVIGNGDIFQEDDAKRMLEETGCDAVMVGRGAQGNPWIFDKIIKFLKYNVRQSDISCDDKIKMIKRHMQMLIDVKGEISGVREMRKHIAWYIKGMRNSNALKEKVFRAVSQQEVLSLLDEYLYGINANNC; encoded by the coding sequence GTGAAGATTGGCAATGTGACACTGGAAAACAACATTTTTTTAGCACCTATGGCAGGTGTAACTGATATGCCCTTTAGAATTTTATGCAAAGAGCAGGGTTGTGGAATGGTATATACAGAAATGGTCAGTGCAAAAGGTATCTATTATAATGATGAAAAAAGTTTTAAACTGACGCAAATAGATCCTAAAGAGGAACCCACTGCATTGCAGATATTTGGCTCGGAACCGGATATTATGGCAAAAGTGGCAGAGAGATTAAGTCAGCTCAATGCTGCCATTATAGATATTAATATGGGTTGTCCCACTCCTAAAATAACTAAAAATGGAGAGGGCTGCGCTTTGATGAGAAATCCTGAATTGGCAGGAAAGATTGTGAGAGAGGTGGTTAAAGCATCTGGTAAACCTGTAACTGTAAAGATTCGTAAAGGTTGGGACGATAATTGCGTTAACGCAGTTGAAATTGCAAAGATAGCTGAAGAGAACGGTGCATCTGCTATAACGGTTCATGGCAGGACAAGGGAACAGTTTTATTCGGGTAAGGCAGACTGGGAGATAATAAAAAAGGTAAAAGAAGCGGTAACTATACCGGTTATCGGTAACGGAGACATTTTCCAGGAGGATGATGCTAAAAGGATGCTTGAAGAAACCGGTTGTGACGCTGTTATGGTAGGCCGTGGGGCACAGGGGAATCCCTGGATATTTGATAAAATTATTAAATTCCTTAAATATAACGTCAGACAATCCGATATATCATGTGATGATAAAATCAAAATGATAAAAAGACATATGCAAATGCTTATTGATGTTAAGGGAGAAATATCCGGAGTTCGTGAAATGAGAAAACATATAGCATGGTACATCAAAGGAATGAGAAATTCAAATGCACTAAAAGAAAAGGTATTTCGTGCTGTTTCACAGCAGGAAGTTTTAAGCTTATTGGATGAATATTTATATGGTATTAATGCTAATAATTGTTAA
- the pilM gene encoding pilus assembly protein PilM, translating to MVTLPFIKNSLISIDIGFRNIKIVEVEVGKNNEIFIKNFGIASTPKGSIKNGAIKDVKSVTNEIKKVMNEINVKTKNAKIVMSGTNIISRIFLIDHIPGQDLSVAVRNTISQNMPIDMDAHQIDYKVLQELKENGSSKLKVFVTAVLKSIIQSYIDILIELGLKPISVDIPANSTAKFFNRDIMVNENETWFKKKKYSKLSQNTFAVIDFGSETTIVNILRDRVLEFNKVILRGSSNIDEAIAAKLYKKLDESERLKKIHGMELPETNVSEEQEIIYQCIKGVIDDIAKQIYQCFEFYEKRCYGDKVGKIYIIGGGSLLKGLRDYLEDVFTVPVYPVSLLSIEGIEINQGLDSERLNYLINSVGITL from the coding sequence ATGGTAACGTTACCTTTCATTAAAAACAGCCTTATAAGTATTGATATTGGATTTAGGAATATAAAAATCGTTGAAGTAGAGGTAGGAAAAAACAACGAGATATTTATAAAAAATTTCGGAATAGCTTCTACACCAAAAGGTTCTATAAAGAATGGTGCTATTAAGGACGTTAAAAGCGTTACCAATGAAATTAAAAAAGTAATGAATGAAATTAACGTCAAAACAAAGAACGCCAAAATTGTTATGTCAGGTACAAATATCATTTCCCGAATTTTTTTGATTGATCATATTCCGGGACAAGATTTATCGGTTGCTGTTCGAAATACTATTTCTCAAAACATGCCTATTGACATGGATGCCCATCAGATAGATTACAAAGTACTTCAGGAGTTAAAGGAAAATGGTTCTTCTAAATTGAAAGTTTTTGTAACAGCAGTTTTGAAGAGTATTATTCAAAGCTACATAGATATATTGATCGAACTCGGATTGAAGCCGATATCGGTTGATATACCTGCGAACAGTACTGCTAAGTTTTTTAATAGGGATATAATGGTAAATGAAAATGAAACCTGGTTTAAGAAAAAGAAATACAGTAAGTTGAGCCAAAACACCTTTGCAGTTATAGATTTCGGTTCTGAGACAACTATAGTAAACATACTTAGAGACAGGGTTCTCGAGTTTAACAAGGTTATATTGAGGGGAAGCAGCAATATTGATGAAGCTATAGCTGCAAAACTGTATAAAAAGTTGGATGAATCGGAACGACTCAAAAAAATACACGGTATGGAACTTCCTGAAACCAATGTTAGCGAGGAACAGGAAATAATATATCAATGTATAAAAGGTGTAATTGATGATATAGCAAAGCAGATTTACCAATGCTTTGAATTCTATGAAAAAAGGTGCTACGGTGATAAAGTCGGAAAGATCTATATCATTGGTGGAGGTTCTTTGCTTAAAGGATTGAGAGATTATCTGGAGGATGTATTTACGGTACCTGTTTATCCTGTCAGCCTTCTAAGTATTGAAGGAATTGAGATAAATCAGGGATTGGATAGTGAAAGATTAAATTATCTGATAAATTCTGTAGGAATAACTTTATAA
- a CDS encoding acyl-CoA thioesterase, with amino-acid sequence MHDDSREHLNNLVGKPPSASQVEMTELVLPNDTNLLGNLLGGRLMHWIDIAGAMAASRHSGRIVATVALDSLDFRHPARMGELVILKAKLTWVGRTSMEVAVNVYAENIKSGRTILTNKAFITFVALDEEGKPVPVPPLLPETEEEWANFRQGELRRQERLKKKQAEENSSEEK; translated from the coding sequence ATGCATGATGATTCAAGGGAACATTTGAACAATCTTGTTGGAAAACCGCCAAGTGCATCGCAGGTTGAGATGACCGAATTGGTTTTGCCCAATGATACAAACCTTTTAGGTAACCTTCTTGGCGGAAGGTTGATGCATTGGATTGATATAGCAGGTGCAATGGCTGCTTCACGCCATTCGGGACGGATTGTTGCAACCGTTGCTTTAGATAGTCTTGATTTCAGGCATCCTGCCCGCATGGGAGAACTGGTTATACTGAAAGCAAAGCTTACATGGGTTGGAAGAACTTCCATGGAAGTGGCTGTGAATGTTTATGCCGAGAACATAAAGTCAGGAAGAACTATATTGACAAATAAGGCTTTCATTACTTTTGTTGCTTTGGATGAAGAGGGAAAACCTGTGCCGGTGCCACCCCTTTTGCCTGAGACGGAAGAAGAATGGGCTAACTTTCGCCAGGGGGAGTTAAGGCGTCAGGAAAGATTGAAGAAAAAGCAAGCTGAAGAAAACTCTTCTGAAGAGAAATAG
- a CDS encoding sensor histidine kinase, whose amino-acid sequence MRLNSIRTKITFSALAVILFSFLISHLVICLKSYGDLKHQLLKDEDIVLSKVAENINYTLLDVKAIADSITIDSEIESYLRKTTQKGSFESYRDSEIIRQKLKLYKSLGNKIYSISIIKQNGDISSTSNDGNYLAVLSGETNFDEDLDSFYQMIALPSLNNSKSIKIVNYSKKIYDSNSYKSILGKLVIGINYDSIVNAFSALDLEYTRYCLASKSGEIIYSTDSTLNEISDNFLNSIIAQGSSATSFETKDSFIVVNNDLENGWILVELISKNKIYNRIWSGLLFTIVFGIIIMVIASIIIAAIMLTVTTSIKKLRDAMKQVASGDLNTSIEIKSNDEIEELSQVFNTMIQNINNLIEAVAIEEKKRKNYEMITLLTQINPHFIYNTLSSVIYLARQGRTKDIIDLIVSLIRMMQRTISYSEEFAILKEELEYINDYITIQKIRYGDVFNLVVKTDKDFDEYKIPRMILQPLVENSIFHGILPKEEPGVITIEVKKNDNKLLLSISDDGIGMEECSLKNIMDGSTPFRGSDKYINIGLKNIMNRLKLLYGDSYSFEIKSEVGKGTTAEFAVPIE is encoded by the coding sequence ATGAGATTAAACAGCATAAGGACAAAAATTACTTTTAGCGCTCTTGCTGTCATATTATTTTCATTTTTAATCAGTCATTTGGTTATTTGTCTGAAGAGTTATGGTGATTTAAAGCATCAGTTGCTGAAAGATGAAGATATAGTCTTGTCAAAAGTAGCAGAAAATATAAATTATACTTTACTGGATGTGAAGGCAATTGCGGATAGCATAACGATAGACAGTGAAATAGAAAGTTACCTGCGGAAAACTACACAGAAAGGAAGTTTTGAATCATATAGGGATTCCGAGATTATCAGGCAAAAGTTAAAATTATATAAATCTCTGGGAAATAAAATATATAGCATTTCTATTATTAAGCAAAACGGCGATATAAGCAGTACTTCAAACGACGGAAACTATCTGGCTGTGCTGTCTGGTGAAACAAATTTCGATGAGGATTTGGACAGCTTTTATCAAATGATTGCGCTGCCGTCATTGAATAATAGCAAATCCATAAAAATAGTGAATTACAGTAAAAAAATTTATGACAGCAATTCATATAAAAGTATATTGGGGAAGCTTGTAATCGGTATAAACTATGATTCCATTGTAAATGCTTTTAGCGCCCTTGACCTTGAATATACCAGGTATTGTCTTGCTTCAAAATCAGGTGAAATTATTTATAGTACAGATAGTACATTAAACGAAATATCTGATAATTTCTTAAATTCGATAATTGCTCAGGGAAGTAGTGCAACTTCTTTCGAAACAAAAGATTCTTTTATTGTTGTTAATAATGATCTTGAAAACGGTTGGATTTTGGTGGAATTAATTTCAAAAAACAAAATTTATAATAGAATCTGGTCAGGTTTGCTGTTTACTATAGTTTTCGGAATAATCATAATGGTTATTGCTTCAATAATTATTGCTGCAATAATGCTGACTGTAACAACCTCAATTAAAAAGCTGAGGGATGCTATGAAACAAGTTGCTTCAGGCGACCTTAATACATCAATTGAAATTAAAAGTAATGATGAGATTGAAGAACTATCTCAAGTTTTCAATACTATGATACAAAATATAAATAATCTAATTGAAGCAGTAGCTATTGAAGAGAAAAAGAGAAAGAATTATGAGATGATAACATTACTGACACAGATTAATCCTCACTTTATTTACAATACATTAAGTTCGGTTATATATCTGGCCAGACAGGGCAGAACAAAGGATATCATTGATCTGATTGTTTCACTGATACGAATGATGCAGAGAACTATAAGTTATAGTGAGGAATTTGCAATATTAAAAGAAGAGCTGGAGTATATAAATGATTATATAACTATACAAAAGATCCGATATGGTGATGTTTTTAACCTTGTAGTTAAAACCGATAAGGATTTTGATGAATATAAGATACCTAGAATGATACTTCAGCCCCTTGTGGAAAATAGCATATTTCACGGCATACTTCCTAAAGAGGAACCCGGGGTCATTACAATAGAGGTCAAAAAAAATGATAACAAGCTTTTGTTATCCATTTCTGATGATGGAATAGGCATGGAAGAGTGTTCGCTAAAAAATATAATGGATGGAAGTACTCCTTTTAGAGGGTCGGACAAGTATATTAATATTGGGCTCAAAAATATAATGAACAGACTGAAATTGCTGTATGGTGACAGTTACAGCTTTGAGATAAAAAGTGAGGTTGGTAAAGGGACTACTGCAGAGTTTGCAGTTCCGATTGAATAA
- a CDS encoding ABC transporter substrate-binding protein, with protein MIDFDNNKIKAWACVLMIFTFSLLFSLGNSLSKYKKLSATDENVKVKSQENVFTDVQDEITLWDWDIDNMAAINEDFNRYYPNIKVKMVHVPYDEYIKKIKTAIATGDELPDIGKLEMDARGKLISMDLWENLEAEPFNLDRENIHDKLIPLCVNEEGQVIGIESGPGPAGLAYRRDLAEEYFGTDDPKELEKIFNSWNAFILKGMEVNQKSKGKVFMMSGAEDIYTVLGNQNSAQLIKNGKLNIDDALIENFRIIKEMIDKKVIDRLELQEPNCWQDSFESGRYIFYPCANWYPKYVIKANDPKGKGRWGFMLPPGGPYNWGGSLFSISKTSKNKEAAWTYIKWSFLTREGAVSYRDNMGYLSPYKKIYEDPKFYDIKDDFFAGQALMKIFSGILDDVSQIYISPYDQEIYESIVMGLKGMEMGISDEEALDVVKQDILRKFPELK; from the coding sequence ATGATTGATTTTGATAATAATAAAATAAAAGCTTGGGCTTGTGTTTTAATGATATTTACATTTTCTTTATTATTTTCCCTGGGGAACAGTCTGTCGAAATACAAAAAATTATCAGCTACCGATGAAAATGTAAAAGTCAAAAGTCAGGAGAATGTTTTTACAGATGTTCAGGATGAGATTACATTGTGGGACTGGGACATTGACAATATGGCAGCTATTAATGAAGATTTCAACAGATATTATCCCAATATAAAAGTAAAGATGGTTCATGTTCCCTATGATGAGTATATAAAAAAAATAAAAACAGCTATTGCAACAGGTGATGAATTACCGGATATAGGTAAACTGGAAATGGATGCACGAGGAAAACTTATTTCAATGGATTTGTGGGAAAATTTAGAGGCAGAACCTTTTAATTTGGACAGAGAAAATATACATGATAAGCTTATTCCGCTGTGTGTAAATGAAGAAGGGCAAGTAATCGGCATTGAGTCAGGACCGGGACCGGCTGGTTTGGCATATAGAAGAGATCTTGCTGAGGAATACTTTGGAACGGATGATCCTAAAGAACTGGAAAAAATATTTAACAGTTGGAATGCTTTTATTTTAAAAGGCATGGAAGTAAACCAAAAAAGTAAGGGAAAAGTATTTATGATGTCGGGAGCAGAAGATATTTATACTGTTCTTGGGAATCAAAACAGTGCACAGTTGATAAAGAATGGGAAACTTAATATTGATGATGCTTTAATAGAAAATTTCAGAATTATAAAAGAAATGATAGATAAAAAAGTTATAGACAGGCTGGAACTTCAAGAACCAAATTGCTGGCAAGATTCTTTTGAGTCGGGAAGATATATATTTTATCCTTGTGCCAACTGGTATCCTAAGTATGTAATAAAAGCAAATGACCCCAAAGGGAAAGGACGCTGGGGGTTTATGCTGCCGCCTGGTGGGCCGTATAACTGGGGCGGGTCACTTTTTAGTATATCTAAGACTTCCAAAAATAAAGAAGCTGCATGGACCTATATAAAATGGTCATTTTTAACTCGGGAAGGAGCAGTAAGTTACAGAGATAATATGGGATATTTGTCCCCTTACAAAAAAATATATGAGGATCCCAAGTTTTATGATATCAAAGATGACTTTTTTGCAGGTCAGGCTCTCATGAAGATTTTTTCAGGTATTCTTGATGATGTATCACAAATATATATAAGTCCTTATGATCAGGAGATCTATGAATCGATTGTAATGGGGTTGAAGGGAATGGAAATGGGAATATCAGATGAAGAGGCTTTAGATGTAGTTAAACAGGACATATTAAGAAAATTTCCCGAATTGAAATAG